The Marinilongibacter aquaticus genome has a window encoding:
- a CDS encoding redoxin domain-containing protein, with product MNAKIGVAALLWLWLSRVLPACGQGLKVGDRLPPAFWQMPLEVAGGKPSIRLREDGRQLILLDFWATWCGPCIRSLSRLDSLQREFGPRLLVLPVSSDPPEKTLAFMAKRKLGLPPVAANDSLNAWFPHRYIPHYVWIHGGAVAAITGSGAVSRRAVGQLLDGGGAGLSTKDDRTDFDHRQPLFLKGNGGDGSQVKYHSLLSGPIAGLNRMQSVPGEGATGLHSRIFAINCTVPELYRMALGAALSFPANRIVLQVSEPPGPVGQGKKGSPSAMEKEDTYCYELLVPPQTAGRIRAHMLADLDRYLGLRGGMEERPVDCYELRAGRPLGSSGAAPEANIYDPRASRIRIVNRPITVLAEYLNNHLPRYVIDSTGLKAPVDLSLPNMERAGFDLLEKSLRAYGLRLVPVKRTLPVLVIRDGAGSEP from the coding sequence ATGAACGCAAAAATCGGCGTGGCGGCACTGCTGTGGCTTTGGCTTTCCCGTGTGCTTCCGGCCTGCGGGCAGGGCCTGAAAGTGGGCGACAGGCTTCCGCCCGCCTTCTGGCAGATGCCGCTGGAGGTGGCGGGCGGCAAACCGTCCATCCGCCTTCGGGAGGACGGTCGGCAGCTCATCCTGCTGGACTTCTGGGCCACCTGGTGCGGCCCCTGCATCCGTTCGCTGTCCAGGCTGGACAGCCTGCAAAGGGAGTTCGGCCCCCGGCTGCTGGTGCTCCCGGTAAGCTCGGACCCTCCGGAAAAGACGCTGGCCTTTATGGCCAAGCGGAAGCTGGGCCTTCCCCCCGTGGCCGCCAACGACTCGCTGAATGCCTGGTTCCCGCACCGCTATATCCCGCATTACGTGTGGATCCACGGGGGTGCGGTGGCGGCGATCACGGGCAGCGGGGCCGTCAGCCGCCGGGCCGTAGGGCAGCTGCTGGACGGGGGCGGGGCGGGGCTTTCCACCAAGGACGACCGGACGGACTTCGACCACCGTCAGCCACTGTTTCTAAAAGGCAACGGGGGAGACGGCTCTCAAGTCAAATACCACAGCCTGCTTTCGGGCCCCATCGCGGGCCTGAACCGCATGCAGTCGGTGCCGGGGGAGGGGGCCACGGGCCTGCATTCCCGTATTTTTGCCATCAACTGCACCGTGCCCGAGCTCTACCGGATGGCCCTTGGGGCCGCCCTTTCCTTTCCTGCCAACCGCATCGTCCTACAGGTCAGTGAGCCCCCGGGCCCGGTCGGGCAGGGCAAGAAGGGCAGCCCTTCCGCAATGGAAAAAGAAGACACCTATTGTTACGAACTGCTCGTCCCGCCCCAAACGGCCGGCCGGATCAGGGCCCACATGCTGGCCGACCTGGACCGCTACCTGGGACTGCGGGGCGGGATGGAAGAACGCCCTGTGGACTGTTACGAGCTGAGGGCCGGCCGGCCCCTGGGCAGCAGCGGTGCCGCACCCGAGGCGAATATCTATGACCCCCGGGCCTCCCGGATCCGGATCGTGAACCGGCCCATAACCGTACTGGCGGAGTACCTCAACAATCACCTGCCCCGGTACGTGATCGACTCCACGGGCCTAAAGGCCCCCGTCGACCTGAGCCTGCCCAATATGGAACGGGCAGGCTTTGACCTGCTCGAAAAGTCCCTCCGGGCCTACGGGCTCCGTCTCGTGCCCGTCAAAAGAACACTTCCGGTGCTCGTCATCCGCGACGGTGCGGGGTCCGAACCTTAA
- a CDS encoding SusC/RagA family TonB-linked outer membrane protein: protein MKDFYLLLALWGLGTNPATGQAAHRYTGRVLGEGRPLNDVTVTASGRVTFTDEGGYFTLELAGQAAALRLTRMGFVPLERQLSPTADTVLLEMEALALALDEVVVSTGYQQLPRERATGSFESIGPDLIRRRVGTDILSRLEGISGLYFDRRNGGSALSIRGRSTILADASPLTVVDGFPYDGDINNLNPNDIENITLLKDAAAASIWGVRAANGVIVITTKKGGYDRKPRLEFTSNLTLGRRPDLYYAPQMSSSDFIDVETFLYGKGFNNAAIDNIRKPPISPVAEILYLQQQGELGEGQARSRIDRLRQQDVRDDFDRYFYRPSFDRQYALGYGGGSAVHRYRFSGGWDDNSGHLRGNGLQRLTLRAENTLRPTDDLSLDLGFNYTRMQSGNNNPGMGGIYPASKSLYPYAELADAEGNPLAIPKDYRLSYLDGLSESGLLDWHYRPLEELALADNTQAQRDIRLNTALGYRFSPSLSLDISYQYQRQEVSGKNYYGPETYTARNLVNQFSREGEGTVLYGVPPGGILDRSSSVLLAQVARSQLNFRQSRQGRHGFTAIAGAEARQRHYRSDAHRLYGYREDIITYRNANLTDLLPTYQNLRGTQRIPDGISLADRTLRFLSLYANASYELDKRYSVSGSARRDASNLFGVAANRKGVPLWSAGIGWQVHREDFFTTRLLTRLKLRLTYGYNGNVDNTVSALPTLAHYSNAYMTGIPYAVMHNPGNAELRWEKSRVLNLGIDFASPGGIVSGSLDYYLRKGTDLIAQAPVDPTTGITAPSGSFSFKGNVADMKGSGLDVVLHSDPLKGALEWQSDLIVNLTANRLTRYRLPAATANAYTGFGNLVTPFEGNPVYGIYSFAWAGLEASTGNPQGYLDGEVSQDYAAILFGSPESLTFNGPAVPVLFGSLRNTLSLKGFSLSFNLIYKGGYYFRRSGLSYYNLYSLWQGHSDFADRWQKPGDEARTDVPSMAYPNSSLRDLFYTGSGALVERGDHLRFQDMNIAYRFPEGKVFRSLEVYSYLNNLGILWRANGAGLDPDYYDGGFPLPFTVSLGFRASF, encoded by the coding sequence ATGAAAGACTTCTATCTATTGCTGGCCCTCTGGGGCCTTGGAACGAACCCGGCCACCGGCCAGGCCGCACACCGGTACACCGGCAGGGTGCTGGGCGAGGGGCGGCCCCTCAACGACGTGACCGTGACGGCCTCCGGGCGGGTGACCTTCACCGACGAGGGGGGCTATTTCACGCTGGAGCTTGCAGGGCAGGCGGCGGCCCTCAGGCTCACCCGCATGGGCTTCGTCCCGCTGGAAAGGCAGCTGTCCCCCACGGCGGACACCGTGCTGCTGGAAATGGAAGCCCTTGCCCTTGCCCTCGACGAAGTGGTGGTGTCGACCGGCTATCAGCAGCTGCCCAGGGAACGGGCCACGGGCTCCTTTGAAAGCATAGGCCCCGACCTGATCCGGCGGAGGGTGGGCACCGATATCCTGAGCCGCCTGGAGGGCATCAGCGGCCTGTACTTTGACCGCAGGAACGGCGGCTCGGCCCTGTCCATCCGTGGCCGCAGCACCATCCTTGCCGATGCCAGCCCCCTGACCGTGGTCGACGGCTTCCCCTACGACGGGGACATCAATAACCTGAACCCGAACGACATCGAAAACATCACCCTGCTGAAGGACGCGGCCGCCGCCTCCATCTGGGGGGTGCGGGCGGCCAACGGGGTGATCGTGATCACCACCAAAAAGGGGGGCTACGATCGGAAGCCCCGGCTGGAGTTCACCTCCAACCTCACCCTGGGCCGCAGGCCCGACCTGTACTATGCCCCGCAGATGTCCTCTTCCGACTTTATAGACGTGGAGACCTTTCTGTACGGCAAGGGGTTCAACAATGCCGCCATTGACAACATCCGCAAGCCGCCGATCTCTCCGGTGGCCGAAATCTTGTACCTCCAGCAGCAGGGAGAGCTCGGCGAAGGGCAGGCCCGGAGCCGGATCGACCGGCTGAGGCAGCAGGACGTGCGGGACGATTTTGACCGCTACTTCTACCGGCCCTCCTTCGACCGGCAATATGCCCTGGGCTACGGGGGCGGCTCGGCCGTCCACCGCTACCGCTTCTCCGGCGGATGGGACGATAACTCCGGGCACCTGCGGGGAAACGGCCTGCAACGCCTCACCCTGCGGGCGGAAAACACCCTCCGGCCCACCGATGACCTGAGCCTGGACCTGGGCTTCAATTACACCCGGATGCAGAGCGGGAACAACAACCCCGGCATGGGCGGCATTTACCCTGCCTCCAAATCCCTGTACCCCTACGCAGAGCTGGCCGACGCGGAAGGGAACCCCCTTGCCATCCCCAAGGATTACCGGCTCAGCTACCTGGACGGCCTTTCGGAAAGCGGCCTGCTGGACTGGCACTACCGCCCGCTGGAGGAACTTGCCCTGGCCGACAACACGCAGGCACAAAGGGACATCCGCCTGAACACCGCCCTCGGTTATCGATTTTCCCCTTCCCTGAGCCTGGATATCAGCTATCAGTACCAGCGGCAGGAGGTATCGGGCAAAAATTACTACGGCCCCGAAACCTACACCGCCAGAAACCTGGTCAACCAGTTTTCGCGGGAAGGGGAAGGGACCGTTCTTTACGGTGTGCCCCCGGGCGGCATACTGGACAGGTCTTCCTCCGTCCTGCTGGCCCAGGTGGCCCGCTCCCAACTTAATTTCCGGCAAAGCCGGCAGGGCCGCCACGGGTTTACGGCCATTGCCGGTGCCGAGGCCCGCCAGAGGCATTACCGGTCGGACGCCCACCGCCTGTACGGGTACAGAGAGGATATCATCACCTACCGGAACGCCAACCTCACCGACCTTTTGCCCACCTATCAGAACCTGAGGGGCACCCAGCGGATTCCCGACGGGATTTCGCTGGCCGACCGGACCCTGCGGTTCCTCTCCCTGTATGCCAATGCGTCCTATGAGCTGGACAAGAGGTATTCGGTATCGGGGAGTGCCCGCAGGGACGCCTCCAACCTCTTCGGTGTGGCCGCCAACCGGAAAGGCGTTCCGCTGTGGTCGGCGGGTATTGGCTGGCAGGTGCACAGGGAAGATTTCTTTACCACCCGCCTGCTCACCAGGCTCAAACTCAGGCTCACATACGGCTACAATGGCAATGTGGACAACACGGTATCGGCCCTGCCCACCCTGGCCCATTACTCCAATGCTTACATGACCGGCATTCCGTACGCCGTCATGCATAATCCGGGGAATGCGGAACTGCGTTGGGAGAAATCACGGGTCCTCAACCTGGGCATTGACTTTGCCAGTCCCGGAGGCATCGTTTCCGGGAGCCTGGATTATTACCTGCGTAAAGGGACCGACCTGATCGCACAGGCCCCCGTGGACCCCACCACCGGGATCACCGCCCCTTCGGGCAGCTTCAGCTTCAAGGGCAATGTGGCGGACATGAAGGGCAGCGGTCTGGATGTCGTCCTCCACTCGGACCCCCTGAAAGGTGCCCTTGAATGGCAGTCCGACCTGATTGTCAACCTTACGGCCAACAGGCTCACCCGCTACCGGCTCCCGGCCGCCACGGCCAACGCCTACACGGGATTCGGCAACCTGGTCACGCCTTTTGAGGGGAATCCGGTCTACGGCATCTACAGCTTCGCCTGGGCGGGGCTCGAGGCCTCCACCGGCAACCCGCAGGGCTACCTGGACGGGGAGGTCTCGCAGGATTATGCGGCAATACTGTTCGGCAGCCCCGAATCCCTTACCTTCAACGGTCCGGCCGTTCCCGTCCTCTTCGGGAGCCTGCGGAACACCCTTTCCCTGAAGGGCTTTTCGCTGTCCTTCAACCTGATCTATAAAGGGGGCTATTACTTCAGACGCAGCGGACTGAGCTATTACAACCTGTATTCCCTCTGGCAGGGGCATTCCGATTTTGCCGACCGCTGGCAGAAGCCGGGGGACGAGGCCCGCACGGACGTGCCCTCGATGGCCTATCCCAACTCTTCGCTGCGGGACCTGTTCTATACCGGAAGCGGGGCCCTGGTGGAAAGGGGGGACCATCTCCGCTTTCAGGATATGAACATCGCCTACCGGTTTCCCGAAGGGAAGGTCTTCCGCTCGCTGGAAGTGTATTCCTACCTCAACAACCTGGGTATTCTCTGGCGGGCCAACGGGGCCGGCCTGGACCCCGATTACTACGACGGTGGCTTTCCTTTGCCCTTTACCGTTTCACTGGGCTTCAGAGCCTCCTTTTAA
- a CDS encoding RagB/SusD family nutrient uptake outer membrane protein encodes MKKLLVSILLCHLLASCGTFLDRKPDKTLVVPSSVEDLQALLNDTYTFTATYPGSGEIAAADFYLDTPDWLSISQPSVRNAYVWGTDMFNEHERNEWSVPYITVYSCNVILDALAHGKIASGSRQEKDRIQGSALFFRSWTFYQLLQLFAKAWDPRTAGTDPGIALRLDPDPNLPSTRASVRACYDRLTGDLEDAAGLLPEVATLRTMPTRQAALALLARVHLTVGAYAKALEYADLALGYPHGLLDFNLVDGSPQFPFTRYNREVLLHSMMATTGILYPPTQKVDTLLLGLYEENDLRKDLFYRPNADGSHSFRGSYDGTATLFNGLSLSELYLIRAECLARSGQAEAAMISLNTLLASRYRTGTFMPLPAVSAERALKQILTERRKELAFRGVRWSDLKRLNREAGLAVTLRRTIDGKDYVLAPNDDRYVFPLPESVVQMTGMEQNP; translated from the coding sequence ATGAAAAAACTCCTTGTATCCATCCTCCTGTGCCACCTGTTGGCTTCCTGTGGAACCTTTCTGGACCGAAAGCCGGACAAGACCCTTGTGGTGCCTTCCTCGGTAGAGGACCTGCAGGCCCTGCTGAACGACACCTACACGTTCACGGCCACCTATCCGGGATCGGGAGAGATCGCCGCCGCCGACTTTTACTTGGACACCCCCGACTGGCTGTCGATCTCCCAGCCCTCGGTAAGGAACGCCTACGTCTGGGGGACGGACATGTTCAACGAACATGAACGCAACGAATGGTCGGTGCCCTATATCACCGTCTATTCCTGCAATGTGATCCTGGACGCCCTTGCCCACGGGAAGATTGCCAGCGGAAGCCGGCAGGAGAAGGACCGTATTCAGGGTTCGGCCCTGTTTTTCAGGTCCTGGACCTTTTATCAGTTGCTGCAGCTGTTCGCCAAAGCCTGGGATCCCCGCACCGCGGGCACGGACCCGGGTATCGCTCTCCGGCTGGATCCCGACCCGAACCTGCCCAGCACGCGAGCGAGCGTAAGGGCCTGTTATGACCGGCTCACCGGCGATCTGGAAGATGCCGCGGGACTTTTGCCCGAGGTGGCCACGCTCAGGACCATGCCCACCCGGCAGGCCGCCCTGGCCCTGCTGGCACGCGTGCACCTGACCGTGGGGGCGTACGCGAAGGCCCTGGAATACGCGGACCTGGCTCTGGGGTATCCGCACGGCCTGCTGGACTTCAATCTCGTCGACGGCTCCCCGCAGTTTCCTTTCACCCGCTACAACCGGGAGGTGCTCCTCCATTCCATGATGGCCACCACGGGCATACTCTATCCGCCCACCCAGAAGGTGGACACCCTGCTCCTGGGCCTGTACGAAGAGAATGACCTGCGGAAGGACCTGTTCTATCGGCCAAACGCGGACGGCTCCCACAGTTTCCGTGGGAGCTACGACGGTACGGCCACGCTTTTCAACGGGCTTTCCCTGTCGGAGCTCTACCTTATCCGTGCCGAATGCCTGGCCCGGTCGGGACAGGCCGAAGCGGCCATGATATCCCTGAATACCCTGCTGGCCTCCCGTTACAGAACGGGAACGTTCATGCCCCTGCCCGCAGTGTCCGCTGAACGGGCCCTGAAGCAAATACTTACGGAAAGAAGAAAGGAACTGGCCTTCCGCGGGGTGCGGTGGAGTGACCTGAAGCGGCTGAACAGGGAAGCCGGTCTGGCAGTGACGCTCAGGCGGACGATTGACGGAAAGGACTATGTGCTGGCCCCCAATGACGACCGCTACGTGTTTCCCCTTCCGGAAAGCGTGGTGCAGATGACGGGGATGGAGCAGAATCCCTGA
- a CDS encoding OmpA family protein → MNFKSISLFGTALTFTVLAMGFNSQNAPTREPFATEKHAVPDRSKTVRDTIPVSTAALGDFPFLGLPQNTEYVSKPLQRNYDEIYFPVNDTGKLVKVGGRVFKSDLTNTENSEWSSAFVLKSYDGAIKALGGVKLFERKFTPEQVKFMKEHAEYLGEEGSLDFYNNIIHSYIIRRPEGDDVYIQMDVKYGAIQIVQKEAFQQTIKPVKSAQIEKDLNEEGKSILYINFDTDKATLKPEGKEAIEEIALVLKNNGHLKLGVNGYTDNVGNESHNQNLSEDRARTVVAQLENLGIDPSRLSANGFGSQNPVGDNATAEGRAKNRRVELVKNNGK, encoded by the coding sequence ATGAACTTCAAATCAATTTCCCTATTCGGCACAGCCTTGACCTTTACTGTTTTGGCCATGGGCTTCAACAGCCAGAACGCCCCGACCAGAGAACCGTTTGCCACTGAAAAACACGCGGTCCCGGACAGGTCCAAAACGGTCCGGGATACCATTCCCGTTTCCACAGCGGCATTGGGGGATTTCCCTTTTTTGGGATTACCCCAAAACACCGAATACGTAAGCAAACCGTTGCAACGGAATTATGATGAAATCTACTTTCCCGTAAACGATACCGGCAAGTTGGTTAAAGTTGGAGGACGGGTTTTCAAATCCGACCTGACAAATACTGAAAACAGCGAATGGTCGAGTGCTTTTGTTTTAAAAAGTTATGATGGAGCCATTAAGGCCCTAGGCGGCGTAAAACTGTTTGAGAGAAAATTCACTCCCGAACAGGTGAAATTCATGAAAGAACATGCAGAGTATCTGGGCGAGGAAGGTTCGTTGGATTTTTACAACAACATCATCCATTCCTACATCATCCGCAGGCCCGAGGGTGACGATGTGTACATCCAAATGGATGTGAAATATGGAGCCATTCAAATTGTACAGAAAGAAGCCTTCCAACAAACCATTAAACCCGTCAAATCTGCCCAAATTGAAAAAGACCTGAACGAAGAGGGCAAATCCATTCTCTACATCAACTTTGATACGGACAAGGCCACCCTGAAACCCGAAGGAAAAGAAGCCATCGAGGAAATAGCATTGGTCTTGAAAAATAACGGACATTTAAAATTGGGGGTAAATGGTTACACCGACAATGTTGGCAATGAATCCCATAACCAAAACCTTTCAGAAGATCGGGCAAGAACCGTCGTCGCCCAATTGGAAAACTTGGGCATAGACCCCTCACGGCTTAGTGCCAACGGATTTGGCTCCCAAAACCCTGTTGGCGATAATGCCACCGCAGAGGGCAGGGCAAAAAACAGAAGGGTCGAGTTGGTGAAAAATAACGGCAAGTAA
- a CDS encoding histone H1: protein MNELIEKMHTLFGALKVDAGLQAEKGNKSAGARARKTSLELEKLLKEFRKVSLETSKK from the coding sequence ATGAATGAATTGATCGAGAAAATGCACACTTTATTTGGGGCCTTGAAAGTAGATGCCGGGCTGCAGGCAGAAAAGGGTAACAAATCTGCTGGAGCGAGAGCCCGTAAGACCTCGCTGGAACTGGAGAAACTTTTGAAGGAGTTCCGAAAGGTTTCTTTGGAAACGTCAAAAAAGTGA
- a CDS encoding DMT family protein, which yields MKSILTIGLLIISNTFMTLAWYGHLKFSELRWFSKLGLVSIILISWGIALFEYAFQVPANKIGFKGNGGPFTLIQLKVIQEAITLIVFAVFTLIVFRTETFRLNHIISFILLILAVYFMFKK from the coding sequence ATGAAATCAATATTAACCATAGGGCTCCTAATCATAAGCAATACATTTATGACATTGGCTTGGTATGGACATCTAAAATTTTCTGAATTACGTTGGTTCAGTAAGTTGGGATTGGTGTCCATTATTCTGATAAGTTGGGGCATAGCTCTGTTTGAATATGCATTTCAAGTACCGGCGAATAAAATTGGATTTAAAGGAAATGGCGGACCTTTTACCCTAATTCAACTAAAAGTTATTCAAGAAGCAATAACATTAATTGTTTTTGCGGTTTTCACTTTGATAGTCTTTAGAACAGAAACTTTCAGGCTTAATCATATCATTTCATTTATCCTTTTAATTCTGGCAGTCTACTTTATGTTTAAAAAATAA
- a CDS encoding helix-turn-helix domain-containing protein: MKDKFIDIQSIGDVHRFYNCGKPKHPLISIIDLTETKPDRPKEEVFYRTGFYNIMCKRFDGAMKYGRAYYDFEEGSLMFTAPNQVISSSPDLQVSEGWGLFFHPDLLNRTDLGRKIHDYTFFNYNANEALHISEDEKAILLDILNKIKKEYEQNMDQHTQSLIIDNLQLLLNYCNRFYDRQFMTRVKVNNDIVQKFEHILYNYFSKDSLIDCGIPDVKYFASTLNLSPNYLSDLLSKFTGKTAQEHIYLQLISKAKEMLWGTNKSISEIAYDLGFEHPSHFTKLFKNKARVSPTEFRNLN, translated from the coding sequence ATGAAAGACAAGTTTATAGATATTCAATCAATTGGTGATGTTCATCGGTTTTATAACTGTGGCAAGCCCAAACATCCGCTAATTTCAATTATTGATCTTACAGAAACAAAGCCCGATCGTCCAAAAGAAGAAGTCTTTTATCGAACAGGCTTTTATAATATTATGTGCAAACGATTTGACGGAGCAATGAAATACGGACGAGCCTATTATGACTTTGAAGAAGGCTCTTTGATGTTTACCGCTCCCAATCAGGTTATTTCGTCCAGCCCCGACTTGCAGGTAAGTGAGGGGTGGGGATTGTTCTTTCATCCTGATTTGTTGAACAGAACGGATTTAGGACGAAAAATTCACGACTATACTTTTTTCAATTATAATGCAAATGAAGCATTACACATTTCAGAAGATGAAAAAGCAATTTTGCTTGATATTTTGAATAAAATAAAGAAAGAGTATGAACAGAATATGGACCAGCATACTCAGAGTCTGATCATTGACAATCTCCAACTTTTGCTTAATTACTGCAATCGTTTTTATGACCGGCAGTTTATGACCAGAGTAAAAGTAAATAATGACATTGTTCAAAAATTTGAGCATATTCTGTACAATTATTTTTCAAAAGATTCGCTGATTGATTGCGGGATACCGGATGTAAAATATTTTGCTTCTACCCTTAATCTTTCGCCGAATTACTTGTCGGACCTCCTGAGTAAGTTTACCGGTAAAACGGCACAGGAACATATATACTTACAGCTCATAAGCAAAGCAAAAGAAATGCTTTGGGGGACGAATAAATCTATCAGCGAGATTGCCTATGATTTAGGCTTTGAACATCCATCTCATTTTACAAAACTGTTCAAGAACAAAGCAAGAGTTTCACCAACAGAGTTCAGGAATCTTAACTAA
- a CDS encoding SDR family oxidoreductase yields MKPLHHKVALITGSSRGIGKAIAERYALLGADIVVNYTSNKTAADKVVAFAVSQNVRAIAVQADVSKVKDIEHLFKTTKKHFSKVDIVVVNAGLELTGLPSTDFTEEQFDRLFDTNTKGAFFTMQAAVKNISDFGRIIYVGSSTTGYPRPGYAIHGGSKTAPLYLVQVMAQEVGKKGITVNAIIPTAIEGAGLHTDVTDDAPIKKFIAEFCPMGRMGTPEDIANVAEFFASDLSSFVSGQQLLVSGGGVA; encoded by the coding sequence ATGAAACCATTACATCATAAAGTCGCTTTAATAACAGGCTCTTCAAGAGGTATCGGAAAGGCTATAGCCGAAAGATATGCTTTGCTTGGGGCAGATATTGTGGTCAATTATACTTCTAATAAAACTGCAGCAGATAAAGTGGTTGCTTTTGCTGTATCTCAAAATGTGAGAGCTATAGCTGTTCAGGCTGATGTTTCAAAAGTAAAAGATATAGAGCATTTATTTAAAACTACTAAGAAACACTTCAGTAAAGTCGATATTGTCGTTGTAAATGCAGGTCTGGAATTAACTGGACTTCCGAGTACCGATTTTACTGAAGAACAATTTGACCGGTTATTTGATACCAATACAAAAGGGGCATTTTTCACCATGCAGGCTGCCGTGAAAAATATAAGTGATTTTGGACGGATTATTTACGTTGGCTCCAGTACCACGGGATATCCAAGACCAGGTTACGCTATTCATGGAGGCAGTAAAACGGCTCCTTTGTATCTTGTTCAGGTTATGGCACAGGAAGTCGGGAAAAAAGGAATAACAGTAAATGCGATTATACCCACTGCCATTGAGGGAGCAGGTTTGCATACTGATGTTACAGACGATGCCCCGATAAAGAAATTTATTGCAGAATTTTGCCCCATGGGGCGTATGGGAACACCGGAAGATATCGCCAATGTTGCCGAGTTCTTTGCAAGTGATTTATCATCGTTTGTAAGCGGGCAGCAACTGCTTGTAAGCGGTGGAGGTGTTGCGTAA
- a CDS encoding SDR family oxidoreductase, translating into MQKTVLITGASSGFGKETAKLFQKKGWKVIASMRSPEKESELNQLENVLVVGLDVQDTNSIKAAVEAGVDKFGTIDVLVNNAGYGLMGVFESATREQIQNQFEVNVFGMMQTTQAALPYLRKNGKGTIVNISTFGGITAMPFTTLYSASKFAVEGFSEALSHELFKFNIGVKIVEPGGVHTNFRTGLDIIKNDIEEYNPLMTNFFSRYTQPTEDLPKATPENVAETIYKAATDETAKLRYVIGEDAQFYVDMKFKNSEEKMVQSVRDFFIN; encoded by the coding sequence ATGCAAAAGACAGTATTAATTACAGGTGCCTCATCAGGCTTCGGAAAAGAAACAGCAAAATTGTTTCAGAAAAAAGGATGGAAAGTAATTGCATCAATGCGTTCTCCCGAAAAAGAATCAGAACTCAATCAACTTGAAAATGTTTTGGTCGTCGGCTTGGATGTTCAGGATACTAACTCTATCAAAGCTGCCGTAGAAGCAGGTGTCGACAAATTCGGAACCATAGACGTTTTGGTAAACAACGCAGGTTACGGCTTAATGGGCGTTTTTGAATCCGCTACCAGGGAACAAATACAGAATCAGTTTGAAGTGAATGTATTTGGTATGATGCAGACCACACAAGCTGCTTTGCCTTATCTCCGTAAAAATGGAAAAGGCACTATCGTAAATATTTCAACATTTGGAGGTATAACAGCTATGCCCTTCACCACCTTGTATTCCGCGTCAAAGTTTGCCGTAGAGGGGTTCTCAGAAGCTCTTTCTCATGAACTATTCAAGTTCAACATCGGAGTGAAAATTGTCGAGCCAGGAGGTGTGCATACCAATTTTAGAACTGGATTGGACATCATTAAAAATGATATTGAAGAATACAATCCTTTAATGACGAATTTTTTCAGCAGATATACGCAACCCACAGAAGATTTGCCCAAGGCAACCCCCGAAAATGTTGCAGAGACCATCTATAAGGCGGCAACTGATGAGACGGCTAAACTTCGCTATGTAATAGGTGAAGATGCACAGTTTTATGTGGATATGAAGTTCAAAAATAGCGAAGAAAAAATGGTACAGTCTGTAAGAGATTTTTTTATCAACTAA